The Pleurodeles waltl isolate 20211129_DDA chromosome 7, aPleWal1.hap1.20221129, whole genome shotgun sequence genome contains the following window.
TCCTGCTGCTTAATTTGACACATTATTCCAGTGGCAGAGTAAGTCTGAGTCTTGATGATTCTTTAGTTGCAATGGTGTTGTGATGTTGTGTCCCTATTCGTTGACTGATGTCATGCCAACTTTTCATTCTGACAGGAAGGAATGGCTGCTGACAACTCTACACCCTACAATATGCTAACAATACCTGCCAATAATCCTAGTGAAGTGACAGAAGGAATACATATAGCTGCAAGCATTGCTAACACGATCATTTTCATTGTGGGAATTGCCGGCAATGGCATCGTGATCTGGTTGGGTGGCTTCAAAATGGAGAAGACCGTGTGCACAATCTGGTACCTGAATCTGGCTGTGGCTGACTTCTTCTTCTGTGCCACGCGTATCTTCAGTGCCATCAGAGAAGGCATGATATTTGACTGGCCTTTTGGAAAGACTGCTTGCAAGGTCAACAGCTTCATAAAGTTCTTCAATCTCTTTGCCAGTGTCCTTCTACTGATTATCATCAGCATTGATCGCTGCATCATGGTGACCAACCCAATCTGGTGCCGGATCCACCGAAATACCAAGCTTAGTGCCATCATCTGTTTTGTGGTGTGGTTACTGGCAACAGCTATGGCTATGCCTTATGCCTTTTACTTCGAAACCTATAAAAATGGGTCACGGACTGACTGTAAATACACAAAAGGCCTAGGTAAAGAAGAAGAGCATGTTTTGCGTGTTACCAGATTCATCATTAGTTTTGTTATCCCTGTCGTCATCATCAGTGTGTGTAACCTAATTCTGGCTACCCATTTGAAGCAGAAAAAGGTGAAGACCTCAAAAGGCGCCCTAAAGCTTGTTACTTTAGTGGTCGTTGTCTTTTTTGTCTGCTGGCTCCCCCACCACGTGTTGCTCTTGCTGAAGAAGACCCGTGGTTCAAAAGCAGCATGGAAAGCAGGATTTAAGTTTGCTAACTTTTTAGCCTTTTTCACTGCCTGCATCAACCCATTCCTCTACTTTTTCATGGGCTACCTGAAGAATCATCACCATAAGCAGTCACTGCTTTCGGTTCTCAGTCGAGTCTTTGCCGATGACACCAGTAACTCAACTGAGCCTGAAATCCAACAGATGTCTGTACAGAGCGTTGCTTGAAAGCCAAGGATCTCTTTCATGTACTGTGAGGCAGCTTCATGATGATTTCCTAATGTATAATGTAGAGTTGCCGTACTCGTTGACTAGCTTCCAGAGCTTTACCAGGAGTGTGTTCTAAGTCCTAGTCATCAAACATGCATTTTAGGTCTTTTATCATGGCTGCCGAAAGGTGGCAGGCACCCTTCCCTGTAAATATATTATTGTAGAAAGCTGGTACACAAGAGTGAAACTAGTTCTGGTGTTCTACAAACAAATGTTTCCCAACATGTGAAGCAAAACAGCTGTCTGAGGCAAATTTTCTGTTGCCTATATCCTAGTTGGGTTAGTCACCTGTTGAGTTGTCAGGTGAAGTCAGATAAATCATTAACCTGTCAAAACAAACTAAACGCTATTGAAGGTGAACATTCCGAGTCTTTTAAACTTACTAGCGGAAATTTGTATGATGTcaaaaaaaagtttggaaaagttaaaAGTTTGAtcattgaatttgttctgagatCCATCTGGGAAGATATAAAGAGCAAACTATGATCATTgctttt
Protein-coding sequences here:
- the LOC138246561 gene encoding chemerin-like receptor 1 — encoded protein: MAADNSTPYNMLTIPANNPSEVTEGIHIAASIANTIIFIVGIAGNGIVIWLGGFKMEKTVCTIWYLNLAVADFFFCATRIFSAIREGMIFDWPFGKTACKVNSFIKFFNLFASVLLLIIISIDRCIMVTNPIWCRIHRNTKLSAIICFVVWLLATAMAMPYAFYFETYKNGSRTDCKYTKGLGKEEEHVLRVTRFIISFVIPVVIISVCNLILATHLKQKKVKTSKGALKLVTLVVVVFFVCWLPHHVLLLLKKTRGSKAAWKAGFKFANFLAFFTACINPFLYFFMGYLKNHHHKQSLLSVLSRVFADDTSNSTEPEIQQMSVQSVA